Proteins from one Molothrus aeneus isolate 106 chromosome 27, BPBGC_Maene_1.0, whole genome shotgun sequence genomic window:
- the RFXANK gene encoding DNA-binding protein RFXANK isoform X2: MGDSGAPSACPQQDGDAALPERGDGGAESPRNSSAAPVDSPSPSEAPALDGFPLKHSNTLTNRQRGNEVSALPATLDTLSIHQLAAQGELIQLKEHLRKGENLVNKPDERGFTPLIWAAAFGEIETVRHLLEWGADPHALAKERESALALASMGGYTDIVTMLLDRDVDINTYDWNGGTPLLYAVRGNHVKCVEALLACGADLTEEADSGYTPMDLAVALGHKKAGY; the protein is encoded by the exons ATGGGGGACAGCGGGGCCCCCTCGGCGTGTCCCCAGCAGGACGGGGACGCAGCGCTCCCGGAACGTGGGGACG GTGGAGCCGAGAGCCCCCGGAATTCCTCGGCTGCTCCCGTGGATTCCCCGAGCCCCAGCGAGGCCCCGGCCCTGGACG GTTTCCCCCTGAAGCAttccaacaccctgaccaacagacAGCGAGGCAACGAGGTGTCAGCACTGCCGGCCACACTGGACA CACTGTCCATCCACCAGCTCGCTGCCCAAGGGGAGCTCATCCAGCTGAAGGAGCACCTGAGGAAAG gtgagaaTTTGGTGAACAAACCCGACGAGAGAGGCTTCACCCCCCTGATCTGGGCTGCAGCTTTCGGGGAGATCGAGACCGTGCGGCACCTCCTGGAGTGG ggcgCCGATCCCCACGCGCTGGCCAAGGAGCGGGAGAGCGCGCTGGCCCTGGCCAGCATGGGCGGCTACACCGACATCGTCACCATGCTGCTGGACAGGGACGTGGACATCAACACCTACGACTGG AACGGGGGCACCCCCCTGCTCTACGCCGTGCGCGGGAACCACGTCAAGTGTGTGGAGGCCCTGCTGG CGTGCGGCGCTGACCTGACTGAGGAGGCGGACTCGGGCTACACCCCCATGGACCTGGCCGTGGCCTTGGGACACAAGAAAG CAGGTTATTGA
- the RFXANK gene encoding DNA-binding protein RFXANK isoform X1, translating into MGDSGAPSACPQQDGDAALPERGDGGAESPRNSSAAPVDSPSPSEAPALDGFPLKHSNTLTNRQRGNEVSALPATLDTLSIHQLAAQGELIQLKEHLRKGENLVNKPDERGFTPLIWAAAFGEIETVRHLLEWGADPHALAKERESALALASMGGYTDIVTMLLDRDVDINTYDWNGGTPLLYAVRGNHVKCVEALLACGADLTEEADSGYTPMDLAVALGHKKVQQVIENHILKLFQNKKRKK; encoded by the exons ATGGGGGACAGCGGGGCCCCCTCGGCGTGTCCCCAGCAGGACGGGGACGCAGCGCTCCCGGAACGTGGGGACG GTGGAGCCGAGAGCCCCCGGAATTCCTCGGCTGCTCCCGTGGATTCCCCGAGCCCCAGCGAGGCCCCGGCCCTGGACG GTTTCCCCCTGAAGCAttccaacaccctgaccaacagacAGCGAGGCAACGAGGTGTCAGCACTGCCGGCCACACTGGACA CACTGTCCATCCACCAGCTCGCTGCCCAAGGGGAGCTCATCCAGCTGAAGGAGCACCTGAGGAAAG gtgagaaTTTGGTGAACAAACCCGACGAGAGAGGCTTCACCCCCCTGATCTGGGCTGCAGCTTTCGGGGAGATCGAGACCGTGCGGCACCTCCTGGAGTGG ggcgCCGATCCCCACGCGCTGGCCAAGGAGCGGGAGAGCGCGCTGGCCCTGGCCAGCATGGGCGGCTACACCGACATCGTCACCATGCTGCTGGACAGGGACGTGGACATCAACACCTACGACTGG AACGGGGGCACCCCCCTGCTCTACGCCGTGCGCGGGAACCACGTCAAGTGTGTGGAGGCCCTGCTGG CGTGCGGCGCTGACCTGACTGAGGAGGCGGACTCGGGCTACACCCCCATGGACCTGGCCGTGGCCTTGGGACACAAGAAAG TCCAGCAGGTTATTGAGAACCACATCCTGAAGCTGTTCCAGAacaagaagaggaagaagtga
- the BORCS8 gene encoding BLOC-1-related complex subunit 8 isoform X3: MEEPEMQLKVKKVTDKFTESLYVLANEPSVALFRLQEHVRRSLPELAQHKIPFPAQPLPDPCWFWPSQSDMQSWEEQSQGAIYTVEYACSFPQWETPQT, encoded by the exons ATGGAGGAACCGGAGATGCAGCTGAAGGTGAAGAAAG TGACGGACAAGTTCACCGAGAGCCTGTACGTGCTGGCCAACGAGCCCTCGGTGGCGCTGTTCCGGCTGCAGGAGCACGTGCGGCGCTCCCTGCCCGAGCTGGCCCAGCACAAG atcccgttcccagcccagcccctgcctgatCCGTGCTGGTTTTGGCCCTCGCAGTCGGacatgcagagctgggaggagcagagccagggagccATTTACACCGTGGAGTACGCCTGCAG CTTCCCCCAGTGGGAAACCCCTCAGACCTGA
- the NR2C2AP gene encoding nuclear receptor 2C2-associated protein — protein MPVEPLVCPRTATRVSSVLNRDVKHFGKQHLFDGSEETCWNSDQGTSQWVTLDFPCPVKVSQLHIQFQGGFSSRLCTLEGCRTGEELVKISELYPQDSHAMQRFQVEETVLDKLRITFGSSTDFFGRVVIYHLGVLGERLPCPLSGGSESPTRGVPVP, from the exons ATGCCCGTGGAGCCCCTGGTGTGTCCCCGCACGGCCACGCG GGTGAGCTCCGTGCTGAACCGGGATGTGAAGCACTTCGGGAAGCAGCACCTGTTCGATGGCAGCGAGGAGACCTGCTGGAACTCGGACcag GGCACATCCCAGTGGGTCACCCTGGATTTCCCCTGCCCTGTCAAGGTCTCCCAGCTGCACATCCAGTTCCAGGGGGGCTTTTCCAGCCGGCTGTGCACGCTGGAAG gctgcagaaCGGGCGAGGAACTGGTGAAGATATCGGAGCTGTACCCCCAGGACAGCCACGCCATGCAGA GGTTCCAGGTGGAGGAGACGGTGCTGGACAAGCTGAGGATCACCTTTGGCAGCAGCACGGATTTCTTTGGCAGGGTGGTCATTTAtcacctgggggtgctgggggagaggctcccctgtcccctctctgggGGCTCTGAAAGCCCCACGaggggggtccctgtcccctga